One genomic region from Cetobacterium sp. 8H encodes:
- the recQ gene encoding DNA helicase RecQ: protein MKLKAKQLLKTIYGYDNFRKGQGAIINSVLSKKDTLGVMSTGGGKSICYQIPALLYPHLTLVISPLISLMKDQVDSLKYLGVHAGFLNSTLSKDEYVRLIHGIKSKKIKLLYIAPERLMNEKFISFIKSIPISLIAVDEAHCISQWGHDFRKSYLEIPDFLKKIEQRPQLLALTATATAKVREDIIEKLGLHTPKIHVDGFDRDNITFKVEKNVVPEAFIVEYLKRNEKKSGIIYAATRKEVDSLYSYLQLKGFNVGKYHAGLEEAERSIFQDEFLKDNIKIMIATNAFGMGIDKSNVRYVIHRNIPKDLESYYQEAGRAGRDGAPSEAILLFLEEDVSTQEFLIEQNEDSTKDLKIKKMKKLDQMIDYAYLESCYREYILKYFGDKRIKNYCGNCGNCKNFKDVKSFTLEGQKIFSCIGRTKESIGISTLTNILMGKVDTKVERKEYFKLSTFGIMSNYDRNWLEEFIYYLISEGYLQQSAGSFPTLKLTPKAFDVLKNIKAIFRKVNESVTFDYFEDPLFETLNTLRKDISEKENVPPYIIFSDLTLMEMAEKKPKNRWEMLKIRGIGNQKFKNYGNLFLKTINELSPQDLEILHVENIIDEKYLGERQLEDLKVSLNLDITTEQLKEVLIKTLFTN from the coding sequence ATGAAATTAAAAGCAAAACAACTATTAAAAACAATATATGGTTATGATAATTTTAGAAAGGGACAAGGAGCTATTATCAATTCTGTTCTTTCAAAAAAAGATACTTTGGGTGTTATGTCTACAGGTGGTGGAAAATCTATTTGTTATCAAATCCCTGCTCTTTTATACCCTCATCTAACCCTTGTTATATCTCCTCTTATTTCTCTTATGAAAGATCAAGTTGATTCCTTAAAATATCTTGGTGTACATGCTGGATTTTTAAATTCAACTCTCTCTAAAGATGAATATGTTAGATTAATACATGGGATAAAATCAAAAAAAATTAAACTTTTATACATTGCTCCAGAAAGACTTATGAATGAAAAATTTATATCTTTTATAAAAAGTATTCCAATATCCTTAATCGCAGTTGATGAAGCACATTGTATTTCACAATGGGGACATGATTTTAGAAAAAGCTATCTTGAAATACCTGATTTTTTAAAAAAAATAGAGCAGCGGCCTCAACTTCTTGCTCTTACAGCAACAGCTACTGCTAAAGTTAGAGAAGATATTATTGAAAAATTAGGACTTCATACTCCTAAAATTCATGTTGATGGTTTTGATAGAGATAATATCACTTTCAAAGTTGAAAAAAATGTTGTTCCTGAAGCCTTTATTGTAGAATATTTAAAAAGAAATGAAAAAAAATCTGGAATAATATATGCGGCTACTCGAAAAGAAGTTGATAGTCTTTATAGTTATCTACAGCTTAAAGGATTCAATGTAGGAAAATATCATGCTGGTTTAGAAGAAGCAGAACGTTCTATATTTCAAGATGAATTTTTAAAAGATAATATTAAAATTATGATTGCTACAAATGCCTTTGGAATGGGTATTGATAAATCAAATGTTAGATATGTTATACATAGGAATATTCCTAAGGATTTGGAGAGCTATTATCAAGAAGCTGGAAGAGCTGGGAGAGACGGAGCACCTTCTGAAGCTATACTTCTTTTTTTAGAAGAGGACGTCTCAACTCAAGAGTTTTTAATTGAACAAAATGAAGATAGCACTAAAGATCTAAAAATTAAGAAAATGAAAAAACTTGATCAAATGATTGATTATGCATACCTAGAAAGTTGTTATAGAGAATATATATTAAAATATTTTGGAGATAAGAGAATAAAAAATTACTGTGGTAATTGTGGTAATTGTAAAAACTTTAAAGATGTTAAATCATTTACATTGGAAGGTCAAAAAATTTTTTCATGTATTGGAAGAACAAAGGAGTCTATAGGTATATCAACCTTAACAAATATTTTGATGGGAAAAGTGGATACCAAAGTGGAAAGAAAAGAGTATTTTAAACTGTCTACTTTTGGTATTATGTCTAACTACGATCGAAATTGGTTGGAAGAGTTTATCTATTACTTGATTTCAGAGGGGTATCTACAACAAAGTGCTGGAAGTTTTCCCACTTTAAAATTAACACCTAAAGCCTTTGATGTTTTAAAAAATATTAAGGCTATATTTAGAAAAGTTAATGAATCTGTTACTTTTGATTATTTTGAAGATCCTCTTTTTGAAACTTTAAATACTCTGAGAAAAGATATTTCTGAAAAAGAAAATGTTCCACCATACATAATTTTCTCTGACTTAACCCTTATGGAAATGGCCGAAAAAAAACCTAAAAATCGTTGGGAAATGCTAAAAATAAGAGGAATCGGTAACCAAAAATTTAAAAATTATGGTAACCTTTTTTTAAAAACAATAAACGAATTATCTCCACAAGATTTAGAGATTCTTCATGTCGAAAATATTATAGATGAAAAATATTTAGGTGAACGACAACTAGAAGATTTAAAAGTATCTTTAAATTTAGATATCACAACTGAGCAACTAAAAGAGGTTTTAATAAAAACTCTTTTTACTAATTAA